A portion of the Nitrospira defluvii genome contains these proteins:
- a CDS encoding CHASE2 domain-containing protein → MSSSTQTTKILSALAVGLAVCAFVAGLRMTRWFEVAELKALDHLVRRYAEPAKADSNLVLLAIDESSLEAFGRWPWPRDRYGYVVRYLKQAGARAVVFDVMFFEPDENAEEFDQSFADDMRAADNVFLPMLFQAEPGQLPPDLQSRATLKVELPESDRVAAHQGGVKLPIPVLAQQARGLGVINLSADADGPTRRIPLLGQVNGRFVPHLSLAVARYLLGAEGITVKDGRVQIGNTSVPLDADGRLLIRWHGSLEETYHVRKYSIGRVLQAFAQQQKGERPALDATLFKDKVVFIAGTAAGLYDLRVTPFASATPGVLIHMAALDNVLHGQGLQAAPPWFSLTVLLGLCLASAGTFMLFRSYPAKFGVTLGLAVAYYGLVAHAFGGHARWLELVFPEVALVVTFGTAATVEYVTEGKQRRLMRAAFDKYMSSEVVEEIMRNPEAIRLGGEKKEISILFSDIAGFTTISEKMTPEDLVALLNRYLSAMTTIIKTSHRGNVNKYLGDGIMALFGAPLDDPKHASLACYAALDCQAELARLRRIWVEEGLPEIGARIGINSGPCIVGNMGSEERMEYTVTGDSVNLASRLEGASKYYDTLILIGQRTAELAKNDVEVREIDLLRVKGKKEPVVVFELLGRNGQVDEAKRRVVDRYLEGLAAYKQRDFETACTRFTEALAMDPSDGPSRVYVERSTNYRHTPPPADWDGVYEMTSK, encoded by the coding sequence ATGTCCTCTTCGACCCAGACAACTAAAATTCTCTCCGCGCTTGCAGTCGGCCTCGCGGTCTGTGCCTTCGTGGCAGGACTGCGCATGACCCGGTGGTTTGAGGTCGCGGAACTCAAGGCGCTGGATCATCTTGTCCGTCGCTACGCCGAACCCGCCAAGGCGGATTCCAATCTTGTGCTGCTGGCCATTGATGAGTCGAGCTTGGAGGCCTTCGGGCGCTGGCCCTGGCCGCGCGATCGCTATGGGTATGTTGTGCGGTATCTCAAGCAGGCGGGTGCGCGGGCCGTCGTGTTCGATGTGATGTTTTTTGAGCCGGATGAAAATGCCGAGGAATTTGATCAGTCGTTTGCGGACGACATGCGCGCGGCAGATAATGTGTTCCTGCCGATGTTGTTCCAGGCCGAGCCGGGTCAGCTTCCTCCGGATCTGCAATCCCGCGCGACTCTGAAAGTCGAACTGCCGGAATCGGACCGGGTTGCCGCGCATCAGGGTGGAGTGAAACTCCCGATTCCTGTGTTGGCCCAGCAGGCGAGGGGGCTGGGTGTCATCAATCTGTCAGCCGACGCCGACGGCCCCACGAGACGCATTCCGTTGCTGGGGCAGGTGAACGGGCGGTTCGTGCCGCACCTCTCCCTCGCGGTTGCTCGCTATCTGCTCGGGGCGGAGGGGATCACCGTCAAGGACGGCCGGGTACAGATCGGTAACACCAGCGTGCCGCTCGATGCCGATGGCCGTCTGTTGATCCGGTGGCACGGGTCCTTGGAGGAGACGTACCATGTCCGAAAGTATTCGATCGGGCGGGTGTTACAGGCGTTTGCCCAGCAGCAGAAGGGGGAACGACCAGCGTTGGACGCGACGCTCTTCAAAGACAAGGTCGTGTTTATCGCTGGGACGGCTGCCGGGTTGTACGATCTTCGAGTGACCCCGTTTGCCTCCGCCACGCCCGGGGTGTTGATCCACATGGCGGCCTTGGACAATGTGCTCCATGGGCAGGGGTTGCAGGCCGCTCCACCCTGGTTTTCATTGACCGTCCTGTTAGGGCTGTGTCTCGCTTCAGCCGGGACTTTCATGTTGTTCCGATCATATCCGGCGAAATTCGGCGTCACGTTGGGGCTGGCCGTGGCCTACTACGGCCTGGTGGCGCATGCGTTCGGCGGACATGCGCGTTGGCTGGAACTTGTTTTTCCGGAGGTAGCGTTGGTCGTGACGTTCGGTACCGCGGCGACGGTCGAATATGTGACTGAAGGCAAACAGCGTCGGCTCATGCGTGCGGCTTTCGACAAATACATGTCGTCCGAGGTGGTCGAGGAGATCATGCGCAACCCCGAGGCCATCAGGCTGGGGGGAGAGAAGAAGGAAATCTCCATCCTGTTTTCCGATATCGCGGGCTTCACCACGATTTCGGAGAAGATGACGCCCGAGGATCTTGTGGCCTTGCTCAACCGCTACCTCTCGGCGATGACGACGATCATCAAGACGAGCCATCGCGGGAATGTGAACAAGTATTTGGGGGACGGGATCATGGCGCTCTTCGGGGCGCCGCTCGACGATCCGAAGCATGCGTCGCTGGCCTGTTATGCCGCGCTGGACTGTCAGGCCGAATTGGCCAGACTTCGCCGCATCTGGGTGGAGGAGGGACTCCCGGAGATCGGGGCCAGAATCGGCATCAATTCCGGCCCCTGCATCGTGGGGAACATGGGGTCCGAGGAGCGCATGGAATATACGGTGACGGGCGACAGCGTCAATCTGGCGTCGCGTCTGGAAGGCGCGAGCAAATATTACGATACGTTGATCCTGATCGGACAGCGGACCGCCGAACTGGCCAAGAACGACGTTGAAGTGCGCGAGATCGATCTGTTACGAGTGAAAGGTAAAAAAGAGCCGGTCGTCGTGTTCGAACTCCTGGGCCGGAACGGGCAGGTGGACGAGGCGAAACGACGTGTCGTCGATCGGTATCTGGAGGGGCTGGCGGCCTACAAACAGCGAGATTTTGAGACCGCCTGTACGCGATTCACCGAGGCGCTCGCCATGGATCCGTCGGATGGACCGTCACGGGTTTACGTGGAACGGTCCACCAACTATCGGCACACACCCCCGCCGGCCGACTGGGACGGGGTGTATGAGATGACATCAAAGTAA
- a CDS encoding Tll0287-like domain-containing protein — translation MRRRLPWMLACLLAGGALPVIPATSGFEQPEHSSIPFQTVLELEQAARLLAVLLDSGRAVINDNQIVLEESQGKGLTPEAFERQLMDMFRGRAGIDLHELDGAALAPRTKRLLRALVETSRQVIADLRQELHPQATQFRGFIPAAFGARVSARFTDHTGVRLKQTSLAPRNPANRPDAYERGALEAFADSAYPRETVISEMAAKSASFRLMFPLYATRHCLDCHGEPKGVVDRMGYPREGLVLGQNAGAISVLLPVKP, via the coding sequence ATGCGACGTCGTCTGCCGTGGATGTTGGCCTGTCTCTTAGCCGGAGGGGCGCTGCCCGTCATCCCGGCGACCTCAGGGTTTGAACAACCCGAACATTCATCCATCCCGTTCCAAACAGTCCTTGAGCTTGAACAAGCCGCTCGGCTACTCGCCGTGCTCCTCGACTCCGGTCGTGCGGTCATCAACGACAATCAGATCGTGTTAGAGGAATCGCAGGGCAAGGGCCTCACGCCGGAAGCCTTCGAACGACAACTCATGGACATGTTCCGGGGGCGGGCCGGTATCGACCTGCATGAGTTGGACGGCGCGGCTCTGGCCCCCCGCACCAAACGGCTGCTCCGCGCATTGGTCGAGACCAGCAGGCAGGTGATCGCCGATCTCCGTCAGGAACTCCATCCCCAGGCGACCCAATTCAGAGGCTTTATTCCCGCCGCGTTCGGCGCAAGGGTGTCGGCCCGGTTCACCGATCACACAGGGGTGCGCTTGAAACAAACCTCCTTGGCGCCGCGGAACCCTGCCAATCGCCCGGACGCCTACGAACGGGGTGCCTTGGAAGCCTTTGCCGATTCCGCCTATCCCCGGGAAACCGTCATCAGTGAAATGGCGGCCAAGAGCGCGTCGTTCCGGCTGATGTTTCCGTTGTACGCGACGAGGCATTGTCTGGATTGTCATGGTGAACCCAAAGGCGTGGTCGACCGCATGGGCTATCCACGGGAGGGCCTCGTTCTCGGACAAAATGCCGGGGCGATCAGCGTACTACTGCCGGTCAAACCATGA
- a CDS encoding response regulator — protein MPLTILIAEDQRLFRQSLRMLLEHEPDIVVVGDAMDGRHAFDLAVEHKPDIVLMDVDMPRLDGITATRLIRSCVPDCRVLMLSVHDDDARIVAAVRAGACGYILKDADHQEFLRIIRATFQNIPVRSAYMPDGFAKQALSMAGRQGRADPGGLSLLTDREREILACAAAGRSNKEIADQLCVSLDTVKTHLHHTYQKLQVSGRVEAVLVYLGNG, from the coding sequence ATGCCTCTCACCATCCTGATCGCCGAAGATCAACGGCTCTTCCGGCAGAGTCTCCGGATGTTGCTGGAGCACGAGCCGGACATTGTGGTGGTTGGAGATGCGATGGACGGTCGGCACGCGTTTGACCTCGCGGTCGAGCATAAGCCGGACATCGTGTTGATGGATGTCGACATGCCGCGGCTGGATGGCATTACCGCTACCCGTTTGATCCGCAGCTGTGTGCCGGATTGCCGTGTGTTGATGTTGTCGGTGCATGACGACGATGCCCGTATCGTTGCTGCGGTGCGGGCCGGCGCCTGCGGATATATTTTGAAAGACGCCGACCATCAGGAGTTCCTGCGGATCATCCGTGCGACCTTCCAGAATATTCCCGTGCGCTCGGCCTACATGCCGGACGGGTTTGCCAAGCAGGCTCTGTCCATGGCGGGCCGACAAGGCCGGGCGGATCCGGGAGGGCTGTCTCTGTTGACCGATCGTGAGCGGGAAATTCTGGCCTGCGCGGCCGCCGGTCGCAGCAATAAAGAAATCGCCGATCAACTCTGCGTATCCCTGGATACCGTCAAAACCCATCTCCATCATACCTACCAAAAGTTGCAGGTCAGCGGGCGTGTCGAGGCCGTGCTCGTCTACCTCGGGAATGGCTAA
- a CDS encoding SH3 domain-containing protein — translation MTQPRRNWIPLVAFCAVLVTGGVEAWAETVYVQAKTAQLRLGKTSLDAVVGNVKYGDALEVVGRDGSWVEVKTATGAKGWIFSNKTSSTKPSGTNDALARLGQSMRGGDASATTASAGARGLDKASEGYADRTGVSARDREAVDRMTAYQIADQEVEEFLREGGLGEYAK, via the coding sequence GTGACACAACCACGACGAAACTGGATTCCATTGGTCGCATTCTGCGCCGTGCTGGTGACGGGAGGCGTAGAGGCGTGGGCTGAGACGGTCTATGTGCAAGCGAAGACCGCGCAACTCCGTTTAGGGAAAACCTCGTTGGATGCGGTGGTCGGCAACGTCAAGTACGGTGATGCGCTGGAAGTGGTCGGTCGCGACGGCAGCTGGGTGGAGGTCAAGACGGCTACCGGTGCCAAAGGATGGATTTTCTCCAACAAAACGTCGAGCACAAAACCCTCCGGGACCAATGATGCGCTGGCCAGGCTCGGGCAAAGTATGCGCGGCGGTGACGCCTCGGCGACCACGGCATCAGCCGGGGCCAGGGGCCTGGACAAGGCATCGGAAGGGTATGCCGACCGCACCGGCGTGTCGGCGAGGGATCGTGAAGCGGTGGATCGCATGACAGCGTACCAGATTGCCGATCAGGAGGTTGAAGAGTTTCTGCGGGAAGGAGGGCTTGGCGAATATGCGAAATAA
- a CDS encoding SUMF1/EgtB/PvdO family nonheme iron enzyme, with the protein MKIVLVLLALLLGTVDCGAANERPLLPVEKPAGSGVIVHHDGYVLTAHHVIANAKRITIVTPGEFRAPAVLVSVDAEHDLALLKVETVGLSEAPLGYAGAVKLDQEVIAVGFQFGLRETTITRGHVAAVRTRGVQRVFQVDAAVNPGNSGGAIFNRQGEVVGILTTKFTHPSGIVPEGMAFAVPISYATPLLANIPDFDFSAIGKVRKESKKAKGNGDPVLEMARTSVRIETIRMSEPPAVPSHSAAPPPVAETLRGGQPSVARAPAPLVRSNDTPPSLGEDVIERVNTQLQADQQEAVKRLLDQGLTPPPGMVLIPAGEFLMGMEDGLPDARPVHRLYLSAYWIDQQGVTNGQYRACVDGGSCLPPKVRAAFDDPQLEPRPVTDVTWMQARTYCQWGGKRLPTEAEWEKAARGTDGRRYPWGNSDEVIQKSRAALTDGKASANGVEPAGMPLAARSPYGVSGMIGLVSEWVKDWYAEDFYRTSPVRDPQGPLRGTFRVLRGGSWMERPLELRAGYRGWDEMTYWGPTLGFRCANDAP; encoded by the coding sequence ATGAAGATCGTTCTGGTGCTACTTGCCCTGCTTCTCGGCACTGTTGACTGCGGGGCCGCCAATGAGCGCCCGCTGTTGCCGGTTGAGAAACCGGCCGGCAGTGGGGTCATCGTGCATCATGATGGCTATGTGCTCACGGCCCATCATGTGATCGCAAACGCAAAACGCATCACGATTGTGACGCCGGGAGAGTTTCGCGCGCCTGCGGTCCTCGTCAGTGTGGATGCGGAGCATGACCTGGCACTCTTGAAGGTCGAAACCGTCGGGCTCTCCGAAGCGCCGCTCGGGTATGCCGGTGCCGTGAAATTGGACCAGGAGGTGATTGCCGTCGGGTTTCAGTTCGGGTTGCGCGAAACCACGATTACCAGAGGCCATGTGGCCGCCGTGCGGACGAGAGGCGTGCAACGGGTGTTTCAAGTCGACGCGGCGGTGAACCCGGGCAACAGCGGCGGGGCGATATTCAATCGGCAGGGTGAAGTCGTTGGGATTCTCACCACGAAATTTACGCACCCCTCCGGCATTGTGCCCGAAGGCATGGCGTTTGCTGTGCCGATCAGTTATGCCACGCCTCTGCTGGCCAACATTCCGGACTTTGATTTTTCTGCGATCGGCAAAGTCAGGAAGGAGTCCAAGAAAGCAAAGGGGAACGGGGATCCCGTGCTGGAAATGGCGCGGACCTCGGTCCGGATCGAAACGATCCGCATGTCTGAACCGCCGGCTGTCCCGAGCCACTCGGCGGCGCCTCCTCCGGTTGCGGAGACGCTACGAGGCGGGCAGCCCTCGGTTGCCCGCGCACCAGCGCCGCTTGTCCGGTCGAATGACACTCCTCCGTCACTCGGTGAGGATGTCATTGAGCGGGTCAATACGCAGCTTCAGGCGGACCAGCAGGAAGCCGTAAAACGGCTGCTGGACCAAGGTCTGACGCCGCCACCCGGGATGGTGCTGATTCCGGCAGGCGAATTTCTGATGGGCATGGAGGATGGCCTGCCCGATGCGCGCCCGGTCCATCGTCTCTATCTCAGCGCCTACTGGATCGATCAACAGGGGGTGACGAACGGGCAGTATCGAGCCTGCGTGGACGGAGGGAGTTGTCTTCCGCCGAAAGTACGCGCGGCCTTCGATGATCCTCAGTTGGAGCCACGTCCCGTGACCGATGTGACGTGGATGCAGGCGAGAACTTACTGTCAGTGGGGCGGGAAGCGGTTGCCCACGGAAGCCGAATGGGAGAAGGCCGCGCGCGGAACAGATGGCCGGCGGTATCCCTGGGGCAACAGTGACGAGGTGATCCAGAAAAGCCGTGCGGCACTGACGGATGGAAAGGCCTCAGCGAACGGCGTTGAGCCGGCGGGCATGCCGCTGGCGGCTCGTTCCCCCTATGGCGTGTCCGGCATGATCGGCCTGGTCTCGGAATGGGTGAAGGATTGGTATGCCGAAGACTTTTACCGCACCTCGCCCGTCCGAGACCCACAAGGGCCGCTGCGCGGAACGTTCAGAGTCTTGCGCGGCGGCAGTTGGATGGAACGGCCCCTGGAATTGCGCGCCGGGTATCGAGGCTGGGACGAGATGACGTACTGGGGTCCGACCTTGGGGTTTCGGTGCGCGAATGACGCGCCGTAG
- a CDS encoding ATP-binding protein produces the protein MAAVMRQRVSLQSLVTLSVLAVGLVSGTVGLAYAYWHARQSLQTTVGITFQEIARQSADKAALLLTGEIEWVQRLAALPDLRTSVEGTLLPAQAARQVERWREAQHRYFHSLAIVRADGQLVGGRLSDSVREFYARQPWWTMVVQEGHSWAGPLTVDEEGHGYWEVAVPIGERGEAVRGVLKVVIGTDRILSSILGSRLGRTGHMMLLDDHGTILACSALAPTLHMPLPASVTQWGTEGNAVRWARVNQDSHGGQESIIGMAPVVLSAQVVRAPAWSILVQQDPIETFEPLAALLGKLGAFWIGTSVFMVWLRWRLGRRIVRPLGTLSERINRMADGGTPATFLASSPGEASGIEEIDRLAASFDDLAQRLELASQAKEQYVRRLEQANVDLATSEEHYRLLWDHAVDTKILVDPLGVVQAVNRRGEVMLARPASTLLHRPVLDLVAEAERLRLQTQLNLVLHRGAEVSAGVMGVPTPGGDLTMEIDCVPVTKAGRIESIMVQLRDLTEQKTLEQQLLRSERLASLSQFASMFAHDIRNPLAGIKKTLEWLSGRPEMAQDLPRRCLEDLRFTTDLLLGMINDMLDVYQEHYSGLPLSTSPVAASLLLQETLRLFRSEAEAQGVRFAVRTPSDEVWLWGDGRRLQRVLINLLHNALKYSPPQGTITMTLQVEETPMSNATLPGEPSPGVMVTICIEDEGPGIAPEDVPHLFEMFFRKKDGQDYRIGRGLGLHFCRLVVEAHGGRITAGNRRAGGAVLTVALPVRQEQSCLSPS, from the coding sequence ATGGCCGCCGTCATGCGCCAGCGGGTCAGTCTTCAAAGTTTGGTCACCCTCTCAGTGCTCGCCGTGGGACTGGTCTCCGGCACGGTGGGGCTCGCCTATGCCTACTGGCATGCCCGACAATCGCTACAGACCACCGTCGGGATCACCTTTCAGGAAATCGCCCGCCAGAGTGCCGACAAAGCCGCCTTGTTGCTCACCGGAGAAATTGAATGGGTGCAACGGCTTGCTGCGCTTCCCGATCTGCGTACGTCGGTGGAAGGCACCCTGTTGCCAGCTCAGGCGGCTCGGCAGGTTGAGCGCTGGCGCGAAGCGCAGCATCGCTATTTTCATTCACTGGCCATTGTGCGGGCGGATGGGCAACTGGTCGGAGGCCGGTTGAGTGATTCCGTCCGAGAGTTTTACGCGAGGCAGCCGTGGTGGACGATGGTCGTGCAGGAGGGGCATTCCTGGGCGGGACCTCTCACGGTTGACGAGGAGGGACATGGGTACTGGGAAGTTGCGGTCCCGATCGGTGAGCGAGGTGAGGCGGTCCGTGGAGTCCTCAAGGTCGTCATCGGAACGGATCGCATCCTGTCCTCGATCCTCGGGAGCCGACTCGGTCGAACAGGCCACATGATGCTGTTGGACGATCACGGCACAATCCTGGCTTGCTCCGCTCTTGCCCCCACCCTCCATATGCCGCTTCCGGCGAGCGTGACGCAGTGGGGAACCGAGGGTAACGCTGTCCGATGGGCTCGGGTCAATCAGGATAGTCACGGCGGCCAGGAGAGCATCATTGGAATGGCTCCTGTCGTGCTTTCGGCTCAGGTGGTGCGGGCGCCGGCCTGGTCTATTCTGGTGCAGCAGGATCCGATTGAGACATTCGAGCCCTTGGCCGCCCTGCTCGGGAAACTTGGCGCCTTCTGGATCGGGACGAGTGTCTTTATGGTCTGGCTGCGCTGGCGGCTTGGTCGGCGAATTGTGCGCCCGCTGGGGACGCTGAGTGAGCGTATCAACCGGATGGCCGACGGCGGAACCCCCGCCACGTTTCTGGCGTCGTCGCCCGGCGAAGCGAGCGGCATTGAGGAGATCGATCGGCTGGCTGCGAGTTTTGATGACCTTGCGCAACGCTTGGAGTTGGCCTCACAGGCCAAGGAACAATATGTTCGAAGGCTCGAGCAGGCGAATGTCGATTTGGCCACGTCTGAGGAACACTATCGGCTGCTCTGGGATCATGCGGTCGATACCAAAATTCTAGTCGATCCCCTCGGGGTGGTTCAGGCCGTGAATAGACGTGGCGAGGTGATGCTTGCCCGGCCGGCCTCAACTCTTCTTCATCGGCCGGTCCTCGACCTCGTCGCGGAGGCTGAGCGGCTCCGCCTGCAGACACAACTGAATCTGGTGCTCCATCGCGGCGCGGAGGTCTCGGCAGGCGTGATGGGCGTGCCGACACCCGGAGGTGATTTGACGATGGAGATCGACTGCGTGCCGGTCACGAAGGCCGGCCGCATCGAGTCCATCATGGTGCAACTCCGAGATCTGACGGAGCAGAAAACACTCGAACAGCAATTGCTCCGATCCGAACGGCTCGCGTCGCTGAGTCAATTTGCCTCCATGTTTGCGCATGATATTCGGAATCCCCTGGCCGGGATTAAGAAGACACTGGAATGGCTGAGCGGGCGTCCGGAGATGGCGCAGGACCTGCCTCGACGCTGCTTGGAAGATTTGCGCTTCACGACGGATCTGCTCCTCGGCATGATCAACGATATGTTGGATGTGTATCAGGAGCACTATTCAGGACTTCCGTTGAGTACCTCACCGGTGGCCGCCAGCCTGCTGCTGCAGGAGACGTTACGACTCTTTCGTTCCGAGGCGGAAGCGCAGGGCGTGCGGTTTGCGGTGCGTACGCCGTCGGACGAGGTGTGGCTATGGGGGGACGGGCGACGGCTGCAACGGGTGCTGATCAACCTGCTGCATAACGCCCTCAAGTACTCGCCGCCTCAGGGCACGATCACCATGACCCTGCAGGTGGAAGAGACGCCGATGTCGAACGCCACGCTGCCCGGTGAACCTTCTCCCGGAGTCATGGTCACGATCTGTATCGAGGATGAGGGCCCGGGAATCGCCCCGGAAGATGTGCCGCATCTGTTCGAGATGTTCTTCCGAAAAAAGGATGGACAGGATTATCGGATCGGCCGCGGTCTGGGGCTGCATTTTTGTCGTCTCGTGGTCGAGGCCCATGGGGGGCGCATCACGGCCGGCAATCGTCGTGCGGGTGGAGCCGTCTTGACGGTTGCGTTACCGGTCAGACAGGAACAGTCATGCCTCTCACCATCCTGA
- a CDS encoding endonuclease MutS2 — protein sequence MPSESLQVEAGNVLEWGKLLEHLASYAQSTVGAERCRAMGLEQDVEQARSRQAETTDMMRLRDGTDPFPVLRFPDVLEWLGRVAKGAALEAHELRDIALVLEVIEDVQRYLLRHQVDAPTVSALVSELGPVNEYRRLSAALKGAIEPDGSIRESASPELHRLMQRATDLKQQMRHRLDQILHSRRYEAVLQEQYFAQREGRYVVPIKAEMQGRVPGIVHDVSSSGATLFLEPRELVDLNNSIKVVDLDVEREVRRILRELSALVAPHQPALAGAVGVLGRLDAISAKAGLSQRLHASPPRLNDQGRVVLKQARHPFLVLTKEQVVPNDLAFDETVRVLIISGPNTGGKTVTLKLLGLFALMVRCGLHLPCAPESEMAIFPSVYADIGDAQDLARDLSSFSAHITQMVQLLSEVSDGVGTTGRPATAPPSRALVLLDEPVTSTDPAEGAALASALLCRLAEAGVKVVATTHYSVLKGLAQERPGFANASVEFNIETLSPTYRLILGQPGGSAAIEIAGRLGMDQAVLDDARARLQGDNRVLETLLTDLQDKQRRLSEDLAAAVAARHGAEQASQEAHELLTLLRESERDERQGLKKKLSQEFQRARAAVQATIEDLKRDQKLLKAKETKVRLVELEQAVRREVEEPEAPIPVDQLAAGDPVEVVGLGMTGTLLESPQGKKRVRLKVGEGEILASVASLAGVAKPHKAARREPVKASSVPSRRTSQTLATEDIQETLDVRGQAADDALDVVVAGLDRAVLGGSPFVRIIHGHGTGRLRTALREYLKASPYVVAFRPGDRAEGGDGVTIVELR from the coding sequence ATGCCATCTGAATCGTTGCAGGTCGAGGCGGGAAACGTGCTCGAGTGGGGGAAGTTATTGGAACACCTGGCGTCTTACGCCCAGTCGACGGTCGGCGCAGAACGCTGTCGCGCGATGGGCTTGGAGCAAGATGTGGAACAGGCCCGCAGCCGGCAGGCGGAAACTACCGACATGATGCGCTTGCGTGACGGTACCGATCCCTTCCCGGTCCTCCGGTTTCCGGATGTGCTGGAGTGGTTAGGGCGGGTGGCGAAAGGGGCAGCCTTGGAGGCGCATGAGTTGCGAGACATCGCGCTCGTCCTAGAAGTCATCGAGGATGTGCAGCGCTATCTCCTCCGCCACCAGGTCGATGCCCCCACGGTGAGCGCCCTGGTGTCGGAGTTAGGGCCGGTCAACGAGTATCGGCGGCTCTCCGCGGCTCTGAAGGGCGCGATCGAGCCCGACGGGTCGATACGGGAATCGGCCAGCCCTGAATTGCACCGCCTGATGCAACGTGCGACCGACCTTAAGCAGCAGATGCGGCATCGCCTCGATCAAATCTTGCATTCGCGCCGCTACGAAGCGGTCTTGCAGGAACAATACTTCGCGCAGCGCGAAGGGCGTTATGTGGTTCCGATCAAGGCTGAGATGCAGGGGCGGGTCCCCGGCATCGTGCACGACGTGTCGTCGAGCGGTGCCACCCTCTTTCTGGAGCCGCGTGAATTGGTGGATCTGAATAACTCGATTAAAGTGGTGGATTTGGACGTCGAGCGTGAGGTGCGTCGAATCTTGCGGGAGCTCTCGGCCCTCGTGGCCCCTCACCAACCAGCACTCGCCGGGGCGGTAGGGGTGCTCGGTCGCCTGGATGCCATCTCTGCGAAGGCAGGATTGAGTCAGCGTTTGCACGCCTCCCCCCCGCGTCTCAATGATCAGGGGCGCGTGGTGCTCAAGCAGGCCCGTCACCCGTTTCTCGTGTTGACGAAGGAGCAGGTGGTGCCCAATGACTTGGCGTTTGACGAAACTGTGCGAGTGCTCATCATCTCCGGTCCCAACACGGGCGGAAAAACCGTCACGCTGAAGTTGCTTGGCCTGTTCGCCTTGATGGTACGCTGCGGCTTGCATCTTCCCTGTGCGCCGGAGTCGGAGATGGCGATCTTTCCGTCGGTGTATGCCGATATCGGCGATGCACAAGATCTGGCGCGCGACCTGTCCAGTTTTTCCGCCCACATTACGCAGATGGTGCAACTGCTCAGTGAGGTGTCCGACGGAGTCGGCACTACCGGTCGACCTGCGACAGCGCCTCCCTCCCGTGCCCTGGTCTTGCTGGACGAGCCGGTGACCTCCACCGATCCCGCCGAAGGGGCGGCGCTAGCGAGCGCCCTACTCTGTCGGCTGGCTGAGGCTGGTGTGAAAGTCGTAGCCACGACCCACTACAGCGTGCTGAAAGGGTTAGCCCAGGAGCGACCTGGATTTGCCAATGCGAGCGTCGAATTCAATATTGAGACCTTGTCGCCGACCTATCGGTTGATACTGGGACAACCAGGGGGCTCCGCTGCGATTGAAATTGCAGGGCGGCTCGGGATGGATCAGGCGGTGCTGGATGATGCTCGAGCGCGGCTTCAGGGCGATAACCGTGTGCTGGAGACGCTGTTGACTGATCTACAGGACAAACAACGACGGTTGAGCGAAGACCTTGCCGCGGCGGTGGCGGCCAGGCATGGCGCTGAACAGGCTTCGCAGGAAGCCCACGAGTTGCTGACCTTGCTGCGCGAGTCAGAGCGAGATGAGCGGCAAGGACTGAAGAAGAAGCTGTCACAGGAATTTCAACGTGCCCGTGCCGCGGTGCAGGCGACGATCGAGGATCTCAAACGCGATCAAAAATTGCTCAAGGCCAAGGAGACCAAAGTCCGGCTGGTTGAATTGGAACAGGCGGTCCGACGTGAGGTGGAGGAACCCGAGGCGCCGATTCCTGTCGATCAGCTTGCCGCTGGGGATCCGGTGGAAGTGGTCGGGTTGGGAATGACGGGTACGTTGCTGGAATCACCTCAAGGGAAAAAGCGGGTGCGACTGAAAGTCGGTGAGGGAGAGATTCTGGCCAGCGTGGCAAGTCTGGCGGGTGTTGCCAAGCCTCACAAGGCGGCACGTCGTGAGCCGGTCAAGGCGAGTTCGGTTCCCTCCAGGCGTACCAGTCAAACACTCGCCACCGAGGATATTCAGGAGACATTGGACGTGCGCGGCCAAGCGGCTGATGATGCGCTGGATGTCGTGGTGGCCGGCCTTGATCGTGCCGTCCTCGGGGGAAGCCCGTTTGTGCGCATTATCCACGGGCACGGGACGGGTCGGCTGAGGACTGCCTTGCGGGAATATCTGAAGGCCTCCCCCTACGTCGTGGCGTTTAGGCCTGGTGATCGTGCGGAGGGAGGCGATGGGGTGACGATCGTGGAATTGCGATAA